A region of the Ornithinimicrobium ciconiae genome:
CGACGGCGCCGATCGTCATCAGCAGGCCGACACCCAGCTTGCCGCGCGCCAGTCGTCGCAGCGCACCCGGGACGAACGTGGACCCGCCCACCAGCAGCGCCGCGGCAGCCAGCACCAGCTCCGCGATCGCCCAACCCGCGAGCCCGGCGAGGAACCCGGCCCCCAGGAATGCACCGGAGAGCAGACCCAGCTGTACCTCGCGCACCTGCCAGAGCCGGGTGACCGGCTCCTCGACCTCACCACCGCCGGTGGGAGGCGGCGGGGCGATCTCGCACCCGCACGCGTCCACGAGGACTTCCCGCTGCGGGGTCTCCTGGCCGCTCACACCCCCTCCTCCTGCCCGGCGTGGGTTCGCAGCTGGTCCGGGGCGGGATTGCCTTCGGTCCCGACGCCGTAGTTCGGGCACAGGGCCACCGCGTACCCCGAGGAGGCGAGCAGCCGCTCCGCGGCGTCGAGGACGCCCAGCAACTCGGGCGCACTGGTCAGCGAGAACATCGAGGCGCGGCCTTCTGGCCGGGACACGACCAGGCCGCAGTCGCGCAGGCACGCCAGGTGCGCGCTCACCGTCGACTGCGCCAGCCCCAGATGCTCTGTGAGGTCCCGGACGCGGTGCTCGCCCAGGGTCAGGTGCTGCAGGATCGCCAGCCGGGAAGGGTCCGACAGGCCGTGGAACAGCGCCGCCGCCACCACCAGCCCGTCACTCCCTGCAGGCGCCGCCGGCACGCTCATGCCGTCCGATGTCATCGTCATCCGGCGATAATAGCGCACCTTGCGGGGTCGGTGCCGGCACCCCTCATTGTTCTGGCCCAGCAGACCTCGCCACATAGCAGTCACGGTTCAACTCCCGCCCGTTAGCCATACGTCGCCACCGGGCCCACCGCCGGAGCGCTTGCGGGCTGCTCGGCATGCACTCATCTGCCGCATGGTGTCAGGCGGGCTCAGGTACCCCGCGCACCGGCCGTACGAGGTAGTTCACATGGACGATCCCTTCCGGTAGGTCGTTCAAGGTGGCCAAGATTTCTTCGGTGGGGTACAGGAGACCCACGGTCAAACGCACGTCCGTGCCATCCTGGTTCAGACCCATTCCGACAGACGCCTTCTGGTGGTCGGGTAAGCCGACCAGCGCGGCTTGGGCATCTTCCAACTCCTGCCACGTGTGACGGCTCTCGTGCACCGTGACGGGAACGCCAGGGCGTTCTTGGGCGTAGACCTGAAGGAGCTCATCGAAAGGCTTCGGGTCGCTGCCGCGCTGCCTGATCACCGCACCACGAACCTGCCCGTCGTGGGCGAGGAAACGCCAGAGTAAATCTCCAGACCGGAACAGCGGATCCTCGACAGCGGCCATCCGCTCGCTGCGCTTCCGGGCAGGCCTAGCACCAGTCTCTGCTCGGTCAGAGAGCGGTGTGGGGGTACTCGGGGTCGACCTTTCCGCTGGGCTCGCTTGGTCCACTCGGATCCGTCCCTCTGCGTCCCACCGCCCTCGCACCTCGACGTTTCTGCCTCGAAGCGGGAGGAGGTCCGGCGCAGCGCTAGCCAGAAGCTGAACCGCCGGATACTCACGCGGTACACGGACGCCGTCAGGCCACGGCCACTCTCCCCCTCCCCAGAACCCCAAGCAGATCTCGTGATCATCCCGCTCGACTAAGCGTCCACGGGCCACCACCTTCTCGCCGATGGTGATCATCACTCGACTCCTTCCCCCCAAGACGGTGCGCGGTTGACTCCCCAGCGTACGTAGAGGCGGGGCTTGGGGCACTCGTCCTGTACTGCCGCAACGTGTTGTATGTAGCGGTCCGGGTGTCAACGCAATCAACGGCAGGGCCCTACACTGCAGCGGGTGCGTGCGGTGCCGTCTGCTTCGGCCGATCCGCGCCGGAGTCTGGCCCCGGTGTGGTGGACCTTGGGGTTCGTCGTCCTGACGACGACAGTTTTAGGGCTGCTCACATGGGGACTGCTCATCATGCACGCACTGACTTACGGCACCTTTGAGGTACTGCGACCACAGGCGGAAGTCGTCGCCCCGGGATTCGACAACTACGTCAGCGCCTTCCTTGTCGGGGTGACGGTCAACGTGGCGGTCGCGTTCGCCATGGTGTGCCTGGCCAACAGGACGCGAGCCCAGCGCTGGCACCCGATCACGGTAGGGGTCATGACTGCCTTGGTCGGCGCCGTCGCGGCCGGCAGCGCGCTGCTGCTCGTGCTCGACATCAACCCGGTCAGCTTCCTCCTCGCCCTGTAGTCGTCGTCGTTACCCCAGGGCGCGCGACTGATGAGCGCGCTCCTGCCTCACGGATAACGCGAGCCTGCGGCGCGTCCGACTTTGCCGCGGAGCGCGGCTGCGGGCGGACCGCTCGCCCGCCCTGCATCAGAACCCGCCGCCTCCGACCCTGCTTTCGAACTCGTCTCCGCAGTCCGAGCACCGCACGTAGTGACGCACCATGTCCCCAGCCGGCGAGGGGATGTAGCGAATTTCGTCTGCCGCACGCTCGACCGCTAAGGATCCACACCGGGGACAAGGGTCGTAACCATCAGTCACCCGATCGCGCGGTGGTTGCTTATCCCTAACGAGAAGCGCGACGGCCAGCCCAAGGCTGACGACGCAGCTGACCGCGAAATACAGACGAAAGGAACTCCACGCCAGCCCGACAAGGGACACCATGGACGTCAGCAGCAGAGCCAGCAGTGTCATCCTGCGTCCAGTCACGCCTCCATCCTTCCACGGCGTGCGCACTCTGCTGCCGCGTTCGGCACCTCCACCGACTGTGCCGTCGTCGGCGGGCGGGTCTGTCGGGCGAAGACGGCAGACTGGCGCGATGGCCAACTACTCCGTGGACTACCTCAAGAGGCTGAACGCGTGTGTGATCGACTTCGAGAGCGCGTTTGAGACTTGGATGGACACCCAAGTCGAAACAGATCACCTTTCCTCGCGCGGTCTCTTCCCGACGGTCTGGACGAAAGACGGCGAAGATGAGGCGAAGGTGCGCAAGCTGGAGTTGGCCGTCGCTGAGGCTGCTGGTCCCGCATCGAGCGCGGTCAGCGTCACTGGCTCCTACATAGCGGTCCAAGGAATCGGGGTGATCGACCCGATCGCCAACTGGTCGATGATGCGCAACCCGAAGGCGCTGCTCACCCCCAGGGAGGTGCGCACCGTTGCTGCCACCGTTCGCGGCCGTCTCGCAGCGCTCATTACCGACGCTGAGGCCGCGGCGACTACCGACGTTCCCGCCTTCTCACCCGCACTCATGCATCCCGTGGTGTGGGCCGGGGCAGCAGCGCATTGGACCTCTCACCAATACCGCGTTGCTGTCAGGGAAGCGGCAGAGGCCCTCACGGTGCATTGGAAAGAACGGCTAGGGCGCAACGACATTGATGACACTCCGTTCTGGCAGCAGACCCTGTCCAGCGGGGAAGCCGAGCCTGGCCGGCCAAAATTGCGCTGGCCGGGAGATTTGGAAGACAAGACGACGAAGAGCATGCGGGGAGGTCTAGAACCTCTCGCCAAGTCGCTGAACGGGCTGGCGACGGGGCTCAACCTGACCGTTCGGAACGTGACCACGCACACACGAGACGAGCTCAGCGAGCAAGAAGCCATGGAACGCCTGGCCGCCTACAGCTACCTCGCTCGCCTGCTCGACACCTGCGAAATCGATCGGGTGGAGTAGACCCTGGTCGACGGCTTCGGAACATCGGCTTCTGCCGCTGGGCGCGTGTCATGCCGCTTCGACAAGGGGTGTTGGTGTCGGTGCACAAGAGTCCGTGGTGAGAGTCTTACTGCATGCTCGGGGTCTATGCGCGGTCGCTGCCAACATGGGCCCTCATCGCCGGGGCTTTTGCCGCGGTCGCGGGCGCTTCTGTTGTCGCGCTCTCCCTGCGTAGCGGTAAGCGCGGCGTTGCCGGATGGACCGTGTTCCTCAGCGTTTGGTAGGCATCCTTCTGATCACCGTTACCCCGAGCGGCAGCTACGCAGACAGCGGCTCGTGTGCGCTACGTGACTGGACACCAATCCAACCGAGCCGGCTGTTCACGCTGAACCATGACGCCCTAAACGTTTGGGTTTTCTTCGCATTGGGACTTGCCACCACGGCGTTGCCCGGGCGCAGCTTCTTCATTGGTGTCGGTCTTGCGTGCCTGACTCCGCCGGTCATCGAGTTGGTCCAGTACCTGTTGCCCGCCCTTGGTCGTTCATGTCAGTCGGGTGACCTCGTGAGCAACTGGACAGGCGCCGTTGTGGCCCTACTGATCGCTGCTGGGGTACGAACCCTCCGTCGGAGATTGTGAAGCAACCATCCGACTTTGCCGCCGGTCGGGCTCTTTAGAACTGGCTTGAGGTCCTTCCGCGGGACACTGGTATCCCGCGATGTGTACGGGATCAGGGCGTGGGTGGGTCGCCGACTTCGAGGTCGGCTGGTGCCCGGTCCGCCTCAGGAACGCGCACCGGATCGTGCCTGCGCCTCAGCATCCGCTGCTGAGCCGCAGCCAGGGCAGGCTCATCGTGGGGGATGTCGTTCCCGTCCCGGCCCAGGAGCCAGACGAGTCCACGCCCATGACCTGGGTTGAGGCGCTCATGTGTGGCATCGTCGTACACCAGGGCCACGGCGTAGGTGCGTTGGTCACCCGCTTGGCGTTGGGCCCAGTCGATGGCCTGGAGGACATCGGCGTCGAGGATGTCGTACGTAGCAGTCCAGCCGTATGTCGCATCCCTCTCGCTGCCGTGCAGGTACACGCGGAAGCGCGGTGCGGGTAGCTCCCAGGAACTGTCGCGCTCGTCGACGGAGAAGACACGCATCGGCGGAGGCAACCATGAATCTTCCTCGCCGCACAAGTCTGGCCGGTCCGCGGGTAGCCTTCCGAGAGTGTCCAGCAAGTCGGAACAGCGAAAGGCCCGGGAGGACGTCGCCGCTTATCACGAGGCGGAGTTGTCCGGCCTGGTCGCGCATGTCGGGGAAGTGATTGACAAGTTCCGCGCTGGTGAAATTGACGCCTTCGACGTGGATCAGGTTCTCTTTCGGTACTCCCGAGCCGCGAAGGAACTGTGGAAGTTCTGCAACCTCGGGAACGTCGAGATCACCGCCCGCTTCGTCCGTGAGGACCCGCCCAGAGACTGGTGGCAGCGGGCCGCGCCCAAACCGCGATGACGATGACGCCCCGCCGGTACACACTCATCTGCCGCAGGTCGGACGCCTGCTTCGTGCTGAAATCCGTCGGGGGTCACTCGTCGGCTGTGGTCCAGACAGCAGCTCCCGACACCGAGGGCGCCCACCCGTCATACCTTGAGGTATGCCTGTAACTATTCGCCTGGCCCGCCTTGACGACCTCTCCGCCATCGAGCGATTCGCGCTCGACGTCGTCCCTGCTCACTACGCTCCGATCCTCGGCCATGAAGGCGCACGAGCACAACTGCAGTGGTGGACGACGGAGCGGATGAAGCCGGCCGTCGAAGCCAGTCGCGTCCATGTCGCAGTCGAGGGCGAGAAGATCATAGGAGTGGTGCAGATCGGTGTTCTGGGCGAAGACCACGTCGTATGGAAGCTGTATCTGGCGCCTGAGTTTCGCGGGCAGTCCATAGGGGCAGATCTACTGCAGCAAGCCATCGAACCCCTCCGAAGGGTGACCGACCACGTCCTTGTCGAGCACTTCGCCGGGAACACCGAGGCCGCCAAGTTCTACGAACGAGAGGGCTGGACCGTCGTGAGCGTTGAACCGTCTCGGAGCGGCGACCCCAACGCCGCGGTCGTCTGGCGCCGGACCACGTGGGCCACCTGAGGGGACTGCCGGCCCCGGACTTCGAGCGTTCGCGAGCGCACTACTCTGCCGCGTTGAACGCGCGCGGACGGACTACGTGGGAGTTAAGTTCACCGCTGCACGGTCAGGGGCCCTTCGTCGTCAGTGGGTGGCTCGAAGTGATCGAAGTACTCAGTTGCGATGCTGTGGGTGATGATGAAGTCGTCCTCGTGCGCGCGAGCTCTGGCTCGCAAGCGGTTCAGACAGGTTTGCTTATCAGTCGCCATATAGATGGTCTCCGCAATGACGCCGTACTCG
Encoded here:
- a CDS encoding GNAT family N-acetyltransferase; this translates as MPVTIRLARLDDLSAIERFALDVVPAHYAPILGHEGARAQLQWWTTERMKPAVEASRVHVAVEGEKIIGVVQIGVLGEDHVVWKLYLAPEFRGQSIGADLLQQAIEPLRRVTDHVLVEHFAGNTEAAKFYEREGWTVVSVEPSRSGDPNAAVVWRRTTWAT
- a CDS encoding TIGR02391 family protein; protein product: MANYSVDYLKRLNACVIDFESAFETWMDTQVETDHLSSRGLFPTVWTKDGEDEAKVRKLELAVAEAAGPASSAVSVTGSYIAVQGIGVIDPIANWSMMRNPKALLTPREVRTVAATVRGRLAALITDAEAAATTDVPAFSPALMHPVVWAGAAAHWTSHQYRVAVREAAEALTVHWKERLGRNDIDDTPFWQQTLSSGEAEPGRPKLRWPGDLEDKTTKSMRGGLEPLAKSLNGLATGLNLTVRNVTTHTRDELSEQEAMERLAAYSYLARLLDTCEIDRVE
- a CDS encoding VanZ family protein, which encodes MDRVPQRLVGILLITVTPSGSYADSGSCALRDWTPIQPSRLFTLNHDALNVWVFFALGLATTALPGRSFFIGVGLACLTPPVIELVQYLLPALGRSCQSGDLVSNWTGAVVALLIAAGVRTLRRRL
- a CDS encoding ArsR/SmtB family transcription factor, which gives rise to MTSDGMSVPAAPAGSDGLVVAAALFHGLSDPSRLAILQHLTLGEHRVRDLTEHLGLAQSTVSAHLACLRDCGLVVSRPEGRASMFSLTSAPELLGVLDAAERLLASSGYAVALCPNYGVGTEGNPAPDQLRTHAGQEEGV